Proteins found in one Amphiura filiformis chromosome 14, Afil_fr2py, whole genome shotgun sequence genomic segment:
- the LOC140169498 gene encoding uncharacterized protein, whose amino-acid sequence MGQVHLTLLTDKARVAPLKIITIPRLELTAAAMAVKVNNMLQKELQMKVESTYFWTDSQTVIKYINNDTARFHTFVANRVALIRDGSQPHQWKYVGTSSNPADDCSRGLAVDCFLTNRRWTDGPDFLHKAENQWPKTTIGNSAEELADDPEVKKKLVVNTASTEEATDTMEKLLTRFSSWYQLCRCVAWILRVKKHLRKICRDRDDDRVDNGDDDGRKNDENEEHGNITDSLNVADMQEAEKAVIVYVQTKAYPEEIKTLKELQLRNDDSQPEDDLRQVSKIKKASPLYRLNPFIEDGVIRVGGRLAKSALPEKTKFPSIIPKKSHIAKLILHDVHEATGHGGRNHMKSPWRHLGTSNTDNKEVICSVIKEQILTDDSLHTLLCEIEAIVNSRPLTNVPGEVSDLEPLTPNHLLQLRSDMILPPATAGKLSQYAKRRWMQVQYLADLFWRRWIKEYLPQLQQRQKWIHPQRNAKVGDVVMVVNESTPRNVWPLGRVIETLPAKVPVQDIGVKKESTSAHPPVPALGNPSTKPKTTSSATNNETVSVSGTPEARPRRSLKPVKRLDL is encoded by the exons ATGGGTCAAGTGCATCTTACTCTCCTGACAGACAAGGCAAGAGTTGCTCCCTTGAAGATCATAACTATACCTCGCCTAGAGTTAACTGCAGCTGCAATGGCAGTAAAGGTCAACAACATGTTGCAAAAGGAACTACAGATGAAAGTCGAAAGCACATACTTCTGGACTGATAGTCAGACCGTGATCAAGTATATTAACAATGACACCGCCAGATTCCACACCTTTGTGGCTAATCGAGTCGCATTGATTAGAGATGGCTCCCAGCCACACCAATGGAAGTATGTAGGAACCAGCTCAAACCCTGCAGACGACTGCTCAAGGGGCTTAGCCGTTGATTGCTTCCTCACGAATAGAAGGTGGACTGATGGTCCAGACTTCTTACACAAAGCAGAAAACCAGTGGCCAAAGACTACCATTGGAAACAGCGCTGAAGAGCTAGCTGATGATCCAGAAGTTAAAAAGAAATTAGTAGTCAACACAGCGTCGACAGAAGAAGCAACAGATACAATGGAGAAACTACTTACACGATTCTCCTCATGGTATCAACTTTGTCGTTGTGTTGCATGGATCCTCAGAGTCAAGAAACATCTCCGCAAGATCTGTCGTGATAGAGATGATGATAGAGTTGATAATGGAGATGATGATGGTAGAAAGAATGATGAGAATGAAGAGCATGGCAACATTACAGATTCGCTTAATGTTGCTGACATGCAAGAAGCAGAAAAAGCTGTGATAGTATATGTCCAAACCAAGGCATATCCAGAAGAAATTAAGACACTAAAAGAGCTGCAATTGAGAAATGATGACAGTCAGCCAGAAGACGACTTACGACAAGTTAGCAAGATTAAGAAAGCAAGTCCTCTCTACAGACTTAATCCATTTATAGAAGATGGAGTAATCAGAGTAGGTGGTCGACTGGCTAAGTCAGCTCTacctgaaaagacaaaatttccATCAATCATACCAAAGAAGTCCCACATTGCAAAGTTGATTTTACATGACGTTCATGAAGCAACTGGACATGGGGGCAGAAACCACAT GAAGTCACCATGGAGGCATCTGGGAACGTCAAATACGGACAATAAGGAAGTGATATGCTCTGTTATAAAGGAACAAATACTAACAGATGACTCTCTTCATACATTACTGTGTGAGATAGAAGCCATAGTTAACAGCCGACCACTCACCAATGTTCCTGGAGAAGTATCTGATTTAGAGCCACTTACACCAAATCACCTTCTTCAACTAAGGAGTGACATGATCTTACCACCAGCCACTGCAGGAAAGCTGAGTCAGTATGCCAAGCGTCGGTGGATGCAAGTCCAGTATCTGGCAGACCTGTTTTGGCGCAGATGGATCAAAGAATACCTTCCTCAGTTACAGCAAAGACAAAAGTGGATTCACCCACAGCGAAATGCCAAGGTGGGAGATGTCGTCATGGTTGTAAATGAATCTACACCCAGAAACGTCTGGCCGCTAGGAAGGGTGATTGAAACTCTCCCTGCAA AAGTCCCAGTTCAAGATATAGGAGTGAAGAAAGAATCTACTTCAGCTCATCCACCAGTACCAGCACTGGGTAACCCAAGTACCAAGCCTAAAACTACGTCCAGTGCTACCAACAATGAAACTGTATCAGTGTCAGGTACTCCAGAAGCAAGACCACGACGATCATTGAAACCAGTGAAACGCCTGGACTTGTAA
- the LOC140169499 gene encoding uncharacterized protein — MSVETYAYLDNGSDAVFCSERLQKELHVKGKKTKLEIETITDDIIADSEIIQDLEVSDMNRNNIISLPKAYTQDKIPGDLADIINQDDIDAIPYMEEVKLGRLSDESQCHIGLLIGNNVPKAFEPIHVVNSQGEGSFACQTRLGWTVYGVKNKEHKRTSVIHRIKAHDAIDQQLEKLYNAEFNERIIDDKPERSVSEGQFLNRVEASIKYVDGHYQGKLRVVFDCAAKYMGQSLNSQLLKGPDLTSNLVGVLTRFREHPVGVVADIKAMYHQVRVPESDRDLVRFLWWPYGDLSLPLKEYRMNVHLFGATSSPSCANFALGKTADDGKEKYSEEVCNTVLPNFYVDDYLKSIESESKAIQLVSDLTSLCKDGGFKLTKWLSNSREVLQSVPEDDRAETTKTLDLKNEELPSEKVLGLIWSPQTDRFGFHIKVKEKPPTRRGILATVSSIYDPLGFVAPAILPAKQILQNLSKLQLGWDEPIPSELLTRWERWLDEVPKLSDFTIERCFKPKDFEESEVQMHHFCDASQKDMVQ; from the exons ATGTCTGTAGAAACTTACGCCTACCTCGACAACGGCAGTGATGCTGTATTCTGTTCTGAAAGGCTGCAAAAGGAACTACATGTTAAAGGCAAGAAAACCAAGCTGGAAATTGAAACCATAACAGATGATATCATAGCAGACAGTGAAATCATCCAAGATTTAGAAGTTTCTGACATGAACAGAAATAATATCATCTCTCTTCCAAAGGCATACACACAAGATAAGATCCCTGGTGACTTGGCTGACATTATCAACCAGGATGATATTGATGCAATTCCTTATATGGAAGAAGTTAAGCTAGGAAGATTAAGTGATGAATCTCAATGCCATATTGGTCTCCTCATAGGAAATAATGTGCCTAAAGCATTTGAGccaatacatgtagtaaataGCCAAGGTGAAGGATCTTTCGCCTGCCAAACTAGACTTGGATGGACAGTGTATGGTGTCAAAAACAAAGAACACAAAAGGACATCAGTCATCCACAGAATTAAAGCACATGACGCTATTGACCAGCAATTAGAGAAACTCTACAACGCTGAGTTCAATGAGCGAATCATTGATGACAAGCCCGAGAGAAGTGTGAGTGAAGGACAATTCCTAAACAGAGTAGAAGCATCAATCAAGTATGTAGATGGGCACTACCAA GGCAAGCTGCGAGTTGTATTTGATTGTGCGGCGAAGTACATGGGCCAGTCTTTAAACTCACAATTACTAAAAGGACCCGACTTGACAAGCAACTTGGTAGGTGTGTTGACGAGGTTTAGAGAGCACCCTGTTGGAGTTGTAGCAGATATAAAAGCAATGTACCATCAAGTGCGTGTACCAGAATCAGACAGAGACTTAGTAAGATTTCTATGGTGGCCCTACGGTGACCTGAGTCTGCCTCTGAAGGAATATAGGATGAATGTGCACTTGTTCGGTGCAACTTCGTCACCTTCATGTGCAAATTTCGCACTGGGAAAGACCGCTGATGATGGTAAGGAGAAATATAGTGAAGAGGTATGCAACACAGTACTGCCCAACTTCTATGTCGATGACTACCTCAAATCTATCGAAAGTGAAAGCAAAGCTATTCAACTCGTCAGTGATCTCACCAGCTTGTGTAAGGATGGTGGCTTCAAGTTGACAAAGTGGTTGAGTAACTCCAGAGAAGTGTTGCAGTCAGTCCCTGAAGACGATAGAGCTGAGACTACAAAGACACTAgatttgaagaatgaagaatTGCCATCAGAAAAGGTGCTGGGGTTGATATGGTCACCACAAACCGACAGGTTTGGCTTCCATATTAAAGTGAAAGAGAAACCTCCTACCAGAAGAGGCATCCTAGCAACTGTAAGCTCCATCTATGACCCGCTAGGATTTGTTGCTCCAGCAATCCTGCCAGCAAAACAAATATTGCAGAACTTAAGCAAGCTGCAGCTTGGTTGGGATGAGCCTATTCCTAGTGAGCTTCTGACCCGTTGGGAAAGATGGCTTGATGAAGTACCGAAATTGTCAGATTTCACCATCGAAAGATGTTTCAAGCCCAAGGACTTTGAAGAAAGTGAAGTCCAGATGCACCACTTCTGTGATGCAAGTCAGAAGGATATGGTTCAGTGA
- the LOC140169500 gene encoding uncharacterized protein produces the protein MLPRQHVTSEPIEGKEDTSNIKNLARNQDNLTRLLVEQHKQASLPKRTLQAFTGDPLQYVTFKRAFEFIIENKSKSNRDRLYYLEQYTRGEANSLVKGCIHMDDDVGYLEAKRLLERKYGNKHKIAEAYLAKMRQWPNVKGDSSGLQDLSLFLLECKNTMTSLG, from the coding sequence ATGTTGCCACGGCAACATGTAACAAGCGAGCCAATAGAAGGGAAAGAAGATACCAGTAACATAAAAAATTTGGCACGCAACCAAGACAACTTGACAAGGCTGCTGGTAGAACAACATAAACAAGCGAGTCTACCAAAACGCACACTTCAGGCATTTACTGGGGACCCGCTTCAGTATGTTACATTCAAAAGAGCCTTCGAATTCATAATCGAAAATAAGAGCAAAAGCAATAGAGACCGCCTGTACTATCTTGAACAGTACACAAGAGGTGAAGCCAACAGTTTGGTGAAAGGTTGTATTCACATGGATGATGATGTTGGTTACCTGGAAGCAAAAAGGTTGCTGGAAAGGAAATATGGTAATAAGCACAAGATTGCAGAGGCTTACTTAGCGAAGATGAGGCAGTGGCCAAATGTGAAAGGTGATAGTTCAGGGCTACaagatttgtcattatttttgttggAATGCAAAAATACCATGACCAGCCTGGGCTAA